Part of the Citrobacter sp. Marseille-Q6884 genome, TATTATTCAGCGCCATCGTTGCCCCGTAATGCTGACTCACGCTGTCAAGGCGCGCCACGGGAGGAACGGGAACAAGCGCCAGGTGCGTCATTGCGGTAACCTCACAACCAGATCATCAGGCCAGCTACGCGTTTCGTCTACGCGCACCCAGGCCATCCCCGGCAGACCGGTTTTGACGTATTCCAGATGTTGCTGCAGTAATTCCGGCGGAATGCGGGCTTTGACACGGAACATCAGCTTCAGTCGTTCATCACTGGTTTCGACCGTTTTCGGCGTAAACTGCGCCACGCTGGCCACAAAGCTGATGGTCGCCGGGATACGCAGATCCGGCGCGGCATCCAGCACCAGGCGCGCTTCACCGCCAATCTTCAGTAAACCAGCCTGTTCGGTTGGCAAGAAGAACGTCATGTAGACATCGCTGAGATCGACCATATTCAGCACACGTCCACCGGCGGAAAGCACTTCACCCGGCTCAGCCACGCGGTACTGTACGCGACCGTCGCGCGGGGCTTTCAGCTCACTGTCATCAATGTCTGCAGCAATCCGTCGTTCGGTCGCCTGCGCGGCTTCAACACGGGTTTGCGCCTGGATAATGCTGGTTCGGGCAGCTTCAATGGCCGCTTTCGCCGCAGATACCTGCGCTTTTGCCGATTCCAGCGCCGCGCGCGCACTTTCAGCAGCGGCACGATCGTCATCCAGTTGTTGTTCAGACACGGCTCCACGCTGTGAGAGCGAACGGGAACGGAGGTGACGTTTGGAGACAGATTGCAGCTCCGCTTCACGCTGTTTTACCACCGACTGCGCGGCGCGCATTTCACTTTGGCGCTGTTCCAGCAGCGCACGCGCTGCCGCAACGGCGCTTTCAGCCTCTTTGATTTGCGCAACCGCTTCCAGCCGCTGCTCGTGCAGCACACGGGTATCCATCTTCGCCAGCACCTCACCCTGGCGAACAAACTGTCCTTCCGACACGAGGATCGTATCAATACGCCCGGCAATCTTCGTGGCGATATCCACTTCCGTGGCTTCAATCCTGCCATTGCTGGTCGCAAATCCCTCCGGTACTCCTGCTGGGCGCAACATCCACCATGCGACAGCGGCGACCACAACCAGGATGCCCGCTCCCCACCACACCAGATGACGCTTAAACTTATCCATATTCGACCCGCCGTAATCCCTGTTACCAAACGATGCGTGTCACAAAGCCCGCTGAACGGCTATTCAGCGGGAGATTCCATCCGGGATATGAAGGAATGAGAAACAAAGGCCAGACGGCGGACAGGCGTCATGACAACGCTCACCGCAAAGGAAGTGAATGACGAAGATGCGAGAAAATCGGGTAGTAATGTTGTCATCATCAGCGTTCCTGGCCGGAAATGAA contains:
- a CDS encoding HlyD family secretion protein; translated protein: MDKFKRHLVWWGAGILVVVAAVAWWMLRPAGVPEGFATSNGRIEATEVDIATKIAGRIDTILVSEGQFVRQGEVLAKMDTRVLHEQRLEAVAQIKEAESAVAAARALLEQRQSEMRAAQSVVKQREAELQSVSKRHLRSRSLSQRGAVSEQQLDDDRAAAESARAALESAKAQVSAAKAAIEAARTSIIQAQTRVEAAQATERRIAADIDDSELKAPRDGRVQYRVAEPGEVLSAGGRVLNMVDLSDVYMTFFLPTEQAGLLKIGGEARLVLDAAPDLRIPATISFVASVAQFTPKTVETSDERLKLMFRVKARIPPELLQQHLEYVKTGLPGMAWVRVDETRSWPDDLVVRLPQ